One part of the Nitrospira defluvii genome encodes these proteins:
- a CDS encoding FtsX-like permease family protein, with the protein MALPYEIYIGLRYLRAKRRNRTISFNTIVSIVGITLGVAALIGTVGIMTGFKEDVQAKILGTTAHILVNDRMKESMTDYEEQVKKVSTVPEVVAATPFIFRQVLLTSPSGVQGIILRGIDPAREGAVTELAHNLINGNLDDLSHTVKVVIPEKEREPNGPDTAMRPGIILGKELSMRLGVFPGDTLNVVSPVGPITGASMTPKIRQFVVVGLFQSGMYEYDSSLAYIELGEAQKFFNMGATVTGIEVKVADVFRASDVARAIEQHLGFAFWARDWMQMNRNLFSALKLEKTMMFLLLVLITIVASFNIVSTLTMIVTEKQREIAILKAMGATRKGIMRIFMLNGLIIGCSGAAIGVPLGYAFLWLIQTFWTFDPTVYYISKIPVHVLGSDVLLVAGSAIVISFAATLYPSLQAAKLDPAAALRYE; encoded by the coding sequence ATGGCGCTGCCCTACGAAATCTATATCGGCCTTCGGTATCTGCGCGCGAAACGGCGCAATCGCACCATCTCGTTCAACACCATCGTCTCCATCGTCGGGATTACGCTCGGCGTCGCGGCATTGATCGGGACCGTCGGCATCATGACCGGCTTCAAAGAGGACGTGCAGGCGAAGATTCTCGGTACCACGGCGCACATCCTCGTGAACGACCGTATGAAAGAGTCCATGACGGACTATGAAGAGCAGGTGAAGAAAGTCTCCACTGTCCCGGAGGTCGTCGCCGCCACCCCGTTCATTTTCCGACAGGTGCTGCTCACCTCTCCATCCGGCGTGCAGGGGATCATCCTCCGCGGGATTGATCCGGCGCGGGAAGGCGCGGTTACCGAACTCGCCCACAACCTGATCAACGGAAACCTGGATGACCTGTCGCATACGGTCAAGGTCGTCATCCCCGAAAAGGAACGGGAACCGAACGGACCGGATACGGCCATGCGGCCCGGCATCATTCTGGGCAAAGAGCTGTCGATGCGCCTCGGCGTCTTCCCAGGCGACACGCTGAACGTGGTTTCGCCGGTGGGTCCGATCACCGGCGCCAGCATGACACCCAAGATCCGGCAATTCGTCGTCGTCGGCTTGTTCCAATCGGGCATGTATGAATACGATTCCTCCCTCGCCTATATCGAACTGGGAGAAGCCCAAAAGTTTTTCAACATGGGCGCCACCGTCACGGGCATCGAAGTCAAGGTCGCCGATGTGTTCCGTGCGAGCGACGTGGCCCGCGCCATCGAGCAACATCTCGGCTTCGCCTTCTGGGCACGCGACTGGATGCAAATGAACCGGAATCTGTTCTCGGCACTGAAGCTCGAGAAGACGATGATGTTCCTGCTGCTCGTGTTGATCACCATCGTGGCCTCTTTTAACATCGTCAGTACCCTCACGATGATCGTGACCGAAAAACAGCGCGAGATCGCGATCCTCAAAGCGATGGGCGCCACCCGCAAGGGCATCATGCGTATTTTTATGCTCAACGGCCTGATCATCGGCTGTTCGGGTGCAGCCATCGGAGTGCCGCTGGGGTATGCGTTCCTCTGGCTGATCCAGACCTTCTGGACCTTCGATCCGACTGTCTACTACATCTCTAAGATCCCCGTGCATGTGCTGGGATCGGATGTGTTGCTCGTCGCAGGGTCGGCGATTGTCATCAGTTTTGCCGCCACCCTGTACCCGTCGCTTCAAGCGGCAAAACTCGATCCGGCCGCGGCGCTGCGCTATGAATAA